A single region of the Tachyglossus aculeatus isolate mTacAcu1 chromosome X1, mTacAcu1.pri, whole genome shotgun sequence genome encodes:
- the LOC119919915 gene encoding serine protease inhibitor Kazal-type 7-like produces the protein MKTTGVILMLLMVAFLCGPTKAASLSSGKVDCSMYKKYPVNAIPCPITYFPVCGNNYITYGNECHLCSESLKSKGKIQFLHDGNC, from the exons ATGAAGACCACTGGTGTTATCCTCATGCTTCTCATGGTGGCGTTTCTCTGTGGCCCCACAA AGGCCGCCAGTCTTTCTTCAGGAAAG GTGGACTGCAGCATGTATAAGAAGTACCCGGTAAatgccattccctgccccatcACTTATTTTCCAGTGTGTGGCAACAATTATATCACCTATGGAAATGAATGCCACCTCTGCTCGGAAAGCTT GAAAAGTAAGGGAAAAATTCAATTTCTGCACGATGGTAATTGCTGA